The following proteins are co-located in the Halopelagius inordinatus genome:
- a CDS encoding NAD(P)/FAD-dependent oxidoreductase, which produces MSTQVVVLGSGYAGTGAVKRLEEELGSDAELTWVSENDYHLVLHEAHRCIRDPSVESKIALPVDDIKAPETKFVKGHVENVDVDERVVELDDDEVDYDYLLVCLGSATAFYGIEGLEEYSYELKGLDDAREIHTAIKSAAEDASRDDPAQVIVGGAGLSGIQSAGEIAEYRDIHRAPIDITIVEGLDEVFPGNDPELQGALRKRLVNKDIDILTGDFISKVDEENIYLGGGEDEEPDTLDYDVLIWTGGITGQKEVAEADIDKDERSNRIYADADFQTSDDRVFSLGDSALVEQGTDSVAPPTAQAAWQAADVAGENVSRAVKGQPLKTWNHEDKGTLISVGDDAVAHGVKLPMFGDVPINVFGGPAARTLKKSVATRWIADITSPRRAFEAWGDM; this is translated from the coding sequence ATGAGCACGCAGGTCGTCGTCCTCGGCTCCGGCTATGCGGGTACCGGTGCCGTCAAACGCCTCGAAGAAGAACTCGGCTCGGACGCTGAACTGACGTGGGTCTCGGAGAACGACTACCACCTCGTCCTCCACGAGGCGCACCGGTGCATCCGCGACCCGAGCGTCGAGTCGAAAATCGCGCTCCCCGTCGACGACATCAAAGCGCCCGAGACGAAGTTCGTCAAAGGCCACGTCGAGAACGTCGACGTCGACGAACGCGTCGTCGAACTCGACGACGACGAAGTCGACTACGACTACCTCCTCGTCTGTCTCGGCTCCGCCACCGCGTTCTACGGCATCGAAGGCCTCGAAGAGTACTCCTACGAACTGAAGGGCCTCGACGACGCACGCGAGATTCACACCGCCATCAAATCGGCCGCCGAAGACGCCTCCCGCGACGACCCCGCACAGGTCATCGTCGGCGGTGCGGGCCTGTCGGGAATCCAATCGGCGGGCGAGATAGCCGAGTACCGCGACATCCACCGCGCGCCCATCGACATCACCATCGTCGAGGGCCTCGACGAGGTGTTCCCCGGTAACGACCCCGAACTGCAGGGTGCGCTCCGAAAGCGCCTCGTCAACAAGGACATCGATATCCTGACGGGCGACTTCATCTCGAAAGTCGACGAGGAGAACATCTACCTCGGCGGCGGCGAGGACGAAGAACCCGACACGCTCGATTACGACGTCCTCATCTGGACCGGCGGAATTACGGGCCAAAAAGAGGTCGCAGAGGCCGACATCGACAAAGACGAGCGTTCGAACCGCATCTACGCGGACGCGGACTTCCAGACGAGCGACGACCGGGTGTTCTCTCTCGGCGACTCCGCTCTCGTCGAACAGGGGACGGACTCCGTCGCCCCGCCGACGGCGCAAGCCGCCTGGCAGGCCGCCGACGTGGCGGGCGAGAACGTCTCCCGCGCCGTCAAGGGCCAACCGCTGAAGACCTGGAACCACGAGGACAAGGGGACGCTCATCTCCGTCGGCGACGACGCCGTCGCCCACGGCGTGAAACTGCCGATGTTCGGCGACGTGCCCATCAACGTGTTCGGCGGCCCCGCCGCCCGGACGCTGAAAAAGAGCGTCGCGACCCGCTGGATTGCGGACATCACCTCCCCCCGCCGCGCGTTCGAGGCGTGGGGCGACATGTGA
- a CDS encoding nucleoside phosphorylase, whose translation MSDSEDPNDEVQYHIEVGPEDVADTVLLPGNPERVDKITALWDEFEERASHREYRTATGEYEGTPISVTSTGIGGPSAAIAAEELARVGADTFVRVGSCGAIQPEMDVGDLVITSGAVRQEGTSKEYVREDYPAVADHEVVCALVAAAERLGYDYHVGLTMSADSFYAGQGRPGFEGFEAAGSDSLVEDLREANVKNIEMEAATLLTVANVYGLRAGAVCTVYANRVTGEFRTEGESRAAKTASLAVHLLARMDEVKREAGVDRWHAGLSLD comes from the coding sequence ATGAGCGACAGCGAGGACCCGAACGACGAGGTCCAGTACCACATCGAAGTCGGACCCGAAGACGTCGCAGACACCGTCCTTCTCCCCGGGAACCCCGAGCGAGTGGACAAGATAACCGCCCTCTGGGACGAGTTCGAAGAACGCGCCTCCCACCGCGAGTACCGCACCGCCACGGGCGAGTACGAGGGGACGCCCATCTCGGTCACCTCGACGGGCATCGGCGGTCCCTCCGCGGCCATCGCCGCCGAGGAACTCGCCCGCGTCGGCGCGGACACGTTCGTCCGCGTCGGTTCCTGCGGCGCGATTCAACCCGAGATGGACGTCGGTGACCTCGTCATCACGTCCGGCGCGGTTCGACAGGAGGGCACCTCGAAAGAGTACGTCCGCGAGGATTACCCGGCCGTCGCGGACCACGAAGTCGTCTGCGCACTCGTCGCCGCCGCCGAACGCCTCGGCTACGACTACCACGTCGGACTGACGATGAGCGCGGACTCCTTTTACGCGGGGCAGGGCCGCCCCGGGTTCGAGGGGTTCGAGGCCGCGGGGTCGGATTCGCTGGTCGAGGACCTCCGCGAGGCGAACGTCAAGAACATCGAGATGGAGGCGGCGACGCTTCTGACCGTCGCGAACGTCTACGGCCTCCGGGCGGGCGCGGTCTGTACCGTCTACGCGAACCGCGTCACCGGGGAGTTCCGAACGGAGGGCGAGTCGCGCGCGGCGAAGACGGCGAGTCTCGCCGTCCACCTCCTCGCGCGCATGGACGAAGTCAAGCGCGAGGCGGGCGTCGACCGTTGGCACGCCGGACTCTCGCTCGACTGA
- the cdd gene encoding cytidine deaminase, with the protein MPEELLTRARAALDDAYVPYSEYTVGAALRTADGEVYVGCNIENANYSNSLHAEEVAVADAVKSGSTEFDRLAVTSGAKDGVTPCGMCRQTLAEFADESLVVVCDEGGEETTEYTLGELLPDTISLDTLNAAADAREDA; encoded by the coding sequence ATGCCAGAGGAACTTCTCACTCGCGCCCGCGCCGCCCTCGACGACGCCTACGTCCCGTACTCTGAGTACACGGTCGGTGCCGCGCTTCGAACCGCGGACGGCGAGGTGTACGTCGGATGCAACATCGAGAACGCGAACTACTCGAACAGTCTCCACGCCGAGGAAGTCGCCGTCGCGGACGCGGTGAAAAGCGGGTCGACGGAGTTCGACCGCCTCGCCGTCACCTCGGGCGCGAAAGACGGCGTCACCCCCTGCGGGATGTGCCGCCAGACGCTCGCGGAGTTCGCAGACGAGAGCCTCGTCGTCGTCTGCGACGAGGGCGGCGAGGAGACGACGGAGTACACCCTCGGCGAACTCCTGCCGGACACCATCTCGTTGGACACGCTGAACGCCGCGGCGGACGCGCGCGAGGACGCGTAA
- a CDS encoding DUF7520 family protein: MSAEPDSANDADAPPGRPGLGRRILLFVGAVVVALAGMVGFFVGSNGAESVPEVPLLGGLVTVPTTPLSMTLYAALLATAILATLFGLVALASRYEDAA; encoded by the coding sequence GTGTCAGCAGAACCCGACTCGGCGAACGACGCGGACGCGCCACCCGGCCGCCCCGGACTCGGCCGGCGTATCCTGCTTTTCGTGGGAGCCGTCGTCGTCGCCCTCGCGGGGATGGTCGGCTTTTTCGTCGGGAGCAACGGGGCCGAGTCCGTCCCGGAGGTGCCGTTGCTCGGCGGTCTGGTGACGGTGCCGACGACGCCGCTCTCGATGACGCTGTACGCCGCCCTCCTCGCGACGGCGATACTCGCGACGTTGTTCGGTCTGGTCGCTCTCGCCTCGCGGTACGAAGACGCCGCGTGA
- a CDS encoding GNAT family N-acetyltransferase has translation MYVRDAKNRDEVWLLDRIEEMDLTDPAFRSRDYVVALDEETGQRAGLGRIRVHRDGADDTDDADDADAEFCELALVATPERWRGQGVGAHVVERLVTKAGDAGFDDVYAVAAQPEYLLQFGFSPVDSERLPSPIADRLSAVREERGDDAIAVRVAVGEFEMPSRLRDRFKNATPGDDADGVSVEETAEDFGIDPDEVTYKYDTG, from the coding sequence ATGTACGTCCGGGACGCCAAGAACCGAGACGAGGTCTGGTTGCTCGACCGAATCGAGGAGATGGACCTCACAGACCCCGCGTTCCGCTCTCGTGACTACGTCGTCGCTCTGGACGAAGAAACCGGCCAACGGGCGGGACTCGGTCGTATCCGCGTTCACCGGGACGGCGCGGACGACACGGACGATGCGGACGACGCCGACGCGGAGTTCTGCGAACTCGCCCTCGTCGCGACGCCGGAACGCTGGCGCGGACAGGGCGTCGGAGCGCACGTCGTCGAACGACTGGTCACGAAGGCGGGCGACGCGGGGTTCGACGACGTCTACGCCGTCGCGGCGCAACCGGAGTATCTCCTCCAGTTCGGGTTCTCTCCGGTCGACAGCGAGAGACTCCCCTCGCCCATCGCGGACCGACTGTCCGCCGTCCGCGAGGAACGCGGCGACGACGCCATCGCCGTCCGCGTGGCCGTCGGGGAGTTCGAGATGCCGTCGCGACTCAGAGATAGATTCAAGAACGCTACGCCCGGCGACGACGCGGACGGCGTCTCCGTCGAGGAGACGGCCGAGGACTTCGGGATCGACCCCGACGAGGTCACCTACAAATACGACACCGGGTAG